Proteins found in one Panicum hallii strain FIL2 chromosome 4, PHallii_v3.1, whole genome shotgun sequence genomic segment:
- the LOC112890370 gene encoding mucin-7-like has translation MDQVKELLELITAHKEAGSFIFFAQPQRRKVVEIPSTEDDAPAVVSARAAEADPSSSPANDITITVAGAASGQLAPSTEAAPPPAVSSVAIATPALPAPSTCIPAPPAASAVVKRPLKLELRKPTIIRSQVSAAAVTLDEPELELAPPAPEPLPEQVNAPEPAEGADVALPDSPPPELQRAELETTGDEQVETAVTVPAEVAETTQPSVLEGAGTPGEATVLPTPGGEIDDTLQVMRLPRDDLSRVRQMIKAIDKFALDMSQKADERAVKLEESAKHIDELMQERAGFEQTITELQGRLKEQRKSHQMKSRVCGR, from the exons ATGGACCAGGTGAAGGAGCTGCTAGAGTTGATCACCGCGCACAAGGAggcgggg TCCTtcatcttctttgcccagccccagCGACGGAAGGTAGTCGAGATACCCTCAACCGAGGATGATGCACCAGCAGTCGTGTCTGCGAGAGCTGCTGAGGCAGACCCGTCATCCTCTCCTGCAAACGACATAACCATCACCGTGGCAGGCGCTGCATCGGGGCAGCTCGCGCCCTCGACTGAAGCAGCTCCGCCGCCAGCAGTGAGTTCCGTGGCCATCGCCACGCCAgcgctgccagccccctcgacTTGTATACCTGCACCTCCAGCCGCAAGCGCCGTGGTGAAGAGGCCATTGAAACTGGAGTTGAGGAAACCAACGATAATCCGATCCCAAGT ATCAGCAGCAGCGGTGACGCTGGAcgagccagaactcgagttggctcctccagcccccgagcccttgcCCGAGCAAGTCAACGCACCGGAGCCAGCAGAGGGAGCAGATGTGGCCCTGCCTGactcaccgccgcccgagctccaGCGCGCGGAACTCGAAACCACtggcgatgagcaagtcgaAACCGCCGTTACCGTACCCGCCGAGGTTGCAG AGACCACGCAGCCATCagtcttggagggtgcgggtactCCTGGCGAAGCAACCGTGCTGCCAACCCCTGGAGGAGAGATCGACGACACACTCCAAGTGATGCGCCTCCCGAGGGACGACCTAAGCCGCGTGCGGCagatgatcaaggcgatcgataaGTTTGCCCTG GATATGAGCCAGAAAGCTGATGAGCGGGCtgtgaagctggaagagtccgccAAGCATATTGACGAGCTAATGCAGGAGcgggccggcttcgagcagaccatcaccgagctccaaggccgactcaaggagcagcgaaAATCCCATCAA atgaagtcgagagtctGTGGAAGGTGA